The following are from one region of the Treponema denticola genome:
- a CDS encoding YndM family protein produces the protein MAKFRIPLICTIAALALSFLLGLISGVRFSTILLRSLIIALISGSFVLGAQILLERFVPDLFQPVNTEESAKTETGKNLNISIDEPVEMPFIDDEERAAPESDMIEAEPVDEDSISDGTTEPSDADLIDEDFENIKDDSQASASKNGVSSGTEKKQEKNTVKELEELPDLQDFIPEDEPEQDDQMDFTQRGTSAFDVSTDLAGSGMDTNTMVNAIRTVLKRDS, from the coding sequence GTGGCAAAATTTAGAATTCCCCTTATATGTACAATAGCTGCTTTGGCTCTGTCTTTCCTATTAGGTCTGATAAGCGGGGTACGCTTTTCTACGATACTCTTGCGTTCGCTTATCATCGCTTTGATAAGCGGAAGCTTTGTTTTAGGGGCTCAGATTCTTTTAGAACGTTTTGTTCCTGACCTATTTCAGCCCGTTAATACTGAGGAATCGGCAAAAACAGAAACCGGTAAAAATTTGAATATAAGTATAGATGAACCCGTAGAAATGCCGTTTATAGATGATGAAGAAAGAGCTGCGCCGGAATCTGATATGATAGAGGCTGAACCGGTAGATGAGGATTCGATATCGGATGGTACCACAGAGCCGAGTGACGCTGACTTGATCGATGAAGATTTTGAGAATATAAAGGATGACTCACAAGCTTCTGCATCAAAAAACGGTGTTTCAAGTGGAACCGAAAAAAAACAAGAAAAAAATACTGTAAAAGAATTGGAAGAGCTTCCCGACTTGCAGGATTTTATACCTGAAGATGAACCTGAGCAAGATGATCAGATGGACTTTACTCAAAGAGGAACTTCCGCATTTGATGTATCAACGGATTTAGCGGGTTCAGGGATGGATACGAATACTATGGTAAATGCTATTCGTACTGTGCTTAAAAGGGATTCAT
- a CDS encoding MinD/ParA family protein, which yields MTDQAEDLKTLMKNKNSSDKAVLSDLPPKRKTRIIAVTSGKGGVGKTNISTNMAIAYAKMGKNVIVIDADLGLANVNVMMNIIPKFNLYHVMKKQKKMSDIIIDTEYGIKFVAGASGFSKIANMEEAERSDFIKELYTLAEADIIIIDTSAGVSKNVLSFVAAADEVVIVTTSEPTAITDAYGIIKIIATEVENYDLNLKMVVNRVNSALEGKKIAERMIQIVAQFLNLKVEYLGFIYNDPAVEQAVLKQKPFFISAPKSKAASCLRHIVAKLEKTDYNEYSGLSGFLQKLFGRKWE from the coding sequence ATGACGGATCAGGCAGAAGATTTAAAAACATTAATGAAAAATAAAAACAGCAGTGATAAGGCTGTACTTTCAGACCTTCCTCCTAAAAGGAAGACAAGGATTATTGCCGTAACCAGCGGAAAGGGCGGAGTCGGAAAAACAAATATTTCAACAAATATGGCTATTGCTTATGCCAAGATGGGAAAAAACGTTATTGTAATCGATGCGGATCTTGGCCTTGCAAACGTAAATGTTATGATGAACATAATTCCGAAATTCAATCTTTATCATGTAATGAAAAAACAAAAGAAAATGTCGGACATCATAATCGATACGGAGTACGGAATAAAATTTGTTGCCGGAGCTTCAGGTTTTTCAAAGATTGCAAATATGGAAGAAGCCGAAAGGTCCGATTTTATTAAAGAATTATACACCCTTGCAGAGGCGGATATAATAATAATCGACACCAGTGCAGGTGTTTCCAAAAACGTTCTCAGCTTTGTTGCCGCCGCCGACGAGGTTGTTATTGTTACCACTTCGGAACCTACGGCTATAACCGATGCTTACGGAATTATAAAAATAATCGCAACCGAAGTTGAGAACTATGATTTAAACCTAAAAATGGTTGTAAATCGTGTAAATTCCGCCCTTGAAGGGAAAAAAATAGCCGAACGCATGATACAGATAGTAGCCCAGTTTTTAAACCTAAAAGTCGAGTACTTAGGCTTTATTTACAATGATCCTGCGGTTGAACAGGCTGTTTTAAAGCAAAAGCCCTTCTTTATATCTGCTCCGAAAAGTAAAGCGGCGAGTTGTTTGCGCCACATAGTTGCAAAACTTGAAAAAACGGATTATAATGAATATTCAGGCCTTTCCGGCTTTTTACAAAAACTGTTTGGAAGAAAGTGGGAATAG
- the flhF gene encoding flagellar biosynthesis protein FlhF, whose amino-acid sequence MASGGIKFIMETFVEEASTYEKCIQKIQEKYGPNIMITRREVKRNEGFLSLFNKETIRLSFNIQNEAFVPKFSNNEEEVKSKSAVAPIKPYSPANLAEERLKIMKLAAAQSEEMAAKMMPYIEKLENQSSSPIKTDIESKEFKNLAETVERLVEEIRLKNSPSQEHENISKIVALLEENDFTAKYIRSIKEKISKNLSLAELNDFELVQKKVLDWIASSIQIKLEETENDDSSKKQKLIALVGPTGIGKTTTLAKLAAYYILAVSKLEKRSLDVRVITIDQYRIGAAFQIKKYCEHMGIPLIIATDPLDLHKYLDLYKDSADIICIDTTGRSPTDPEKILEMQKYFDEIEPGRIETHLVVSAVTKAADIIEIIKQYSVFNFSSLIITKLDETAHVGSIISVLDEYEIPVAYITEGQTVPKDIARASKLVLLRKLAGFSLDYINENFNDEISIVWS is encoded by the coding sequence ATGGCTTCGGGTGGTATAAAGTTTATTATGGAAACATTTGTCGAGGAAGCTTCAACATACGAAAAGTGTATTCAAAAAATTCAAGAAAAGTATGGGCCTAATATAATGATTACCCGCCGCGAGGTAAAAAGAAATGAAGGCTTCCTTAGTCTTTTTAATAAAGAAACGATAAGGTTGAGTTTCAATATTCAAAATGAAGCCTTCGTTCCCAAATTCTCAAATAATGAAGAAGAAGTTAAATCTAAGTCAGCTGTTGCTCCCATAAAACCATATTCTCCGGCAAATCTTGCAGAAGAGCGTTTAAAAATAATGAAACTGGCTGCGGCTCAATCGGAAGAAATGGCCGCGAAGATGATGCCCTATATCGAAAAGCTTGAAAATCAAAGTTCTTCTCCCATAAAAACCGATATTGAATCTAAGGAATTTAAAAACCTTGCAGAAACCGTTGAAAGGCTGGTAGAAGAAATAAGGCTAAAGAACTCTCCTTCCCAGGAGCATGAAAACATTTCGAAAATTGTAGCTCTTTTGGAAGAAAATGATTTTACCGCTAAATATATCCGCTCCATAAAAGAAAAAATATCTAAAAATTTGAGTTTAGCCGAATTAAACGATTTTGAGCTTGTCCAAAAAAAAGTTCTTGACTGGATAGCTTCTTCCATACAGATAAAACTTGAAGAAACAGAAAATGACGATTCATCTAAAAAGCAAAAACTTATTGCCTTGGTCGGGCCCACAGGTATAGGCAAGACGACAACCCTTGCAAAACTTGCCGCCTACTATATTCTGGCTGTTTCTAAGCTTGAAAAGCGCTCTCTTGATGTGAGGGTAATAACTATCGATCAATACAGAATAGGTGCGGCCTTTCAAATAAAAAAATACTGCGAGCACATGGGGATCCCCCTTATCATAGCAACCGACCCATTAGATTTACACAAATATCTCGATCTATATAAGGATTCTGCCGATATTATATGTATAGATACGACAGGGCGAAGTCCGACCGATCCCGAAAAGATACTTGAGATGCAAAAGTATTTCGATGAGATAGAGCCGGGCCGGATTGAAACCCATCTTGTAGTAAGTGCCGTAACTAAGGCTGCCGACATAATCGAAATAATAAAACAATATTCCGTTTTTAATTTTTCGAGCCTTATAATTACAAAACTTGATGAAACGGCTCATGTGGGCAGTATTATCAGTGTACTGGATGAATACGAGATTCCTGTCGCCTATATAACCGAAGGCCAAACAGTACCCAAGGACATAGCTCGGGCTTCCAAGCTTGTTTTGTTAAGAAAACTTGCAGGGTTCTCTTTGGATTATATCAATGAAAATTTCAATGACGAAATTTCTATAGTATGGAGCTAA